One Capra hircus breed San Clemente chromosome 3, ASM170441v1, whole genome shotgun sequence genomic window, GTCCCTCAAGGAGATGAAGGCCAATGGTTCTGGTCTTCAGGACTCCTGACTCAGCTTGTCCCAGCTCCCATCTGGGGCTGCTGTCTTCCTGCTCCCTATACCATCTGCCCACTCCACACACATCTTGCAACTTCCCTGGGTCCAGTGGCTTTCTGGCAAAGTGTAGTAGATCTTGGACAGATCCCCCACCTGTCAGCTCCCCATATGGCTTCCACCTCAGACTCcctggcaatgagaagcctgagtgaACTGCCAAGTGGGATCCTAGGGGATGGTGCTCCAGGCTTGGGGGGCTTTGCCTGCCCTTCCAGGTCCTGGGAGCACAGATCACAGCCCCTTCCCCTACCTTCTGACACCTCCCTGCAAAGCTCACCTTCCATTCAAGGAATCAAAGATCAATCAATGCTGGGGCTtagcctcaccccacccccagctttatTAACCCTTCACAGCCTAAATGCCACAGGAACCAGCAGCCTGACTGTTGCACTTAGCAAACACAAGCTCTGCAAGGCTCCTGCGGAGACCTGCACAGGTACTACTGCCCCCAGGATCCTGGGGTAAACAGACCGACATGGTCCCCCAGGACAGAGGGACCACAAAGACCCCGAGAGCTGCAGGGAGCTGTACCAGCAGAGGACCCCACCCATGGATGTAGGTTGTGGGGAAGAGTCAGGCATTTATTTCTGGAGCAGAGGTGAGGTGGGGAGGGCAAGGACCTGAGCAGTGGACACAGCTGTGCATGAAGTTGACACAGAGGGTAGTGTAGTAAGTAGGGTAGTCGCGGAGGTGGCTGACGTGTGCAGACGACACGAAGTCCACGGAGCGCACCAGGACCTGGTGTGCCAGGCGTGCCTCCACCATGCGCTCCACGTCCCGGGCCAGGACCACCTCGTCGGCCCTGGAATAGAGGTAGAGCTCGGGCCAGCGAGAGGCTGCGTCGAGCAGCCTGTCATAGAAGTGCGTGTGGAAGAGGGCGGTGAGTGGCgcgagcaggacatggaacaggaAGGCCACCAGGGCGAAGGCCACCAGGAGCAGCAGGCGGAGCGCAGCAGGCCGGTGCTCTAGGACGACCGCCAGTGCCCGCAGAGCCCCCAGCAGGTTGCTGTCACCGGGACCGCTGTCAAAGATGGTGCCCACCACACGCAGGTGACAGAAGCGCCGGTGGGTCTGCAGCAGCTCCAGCACATATCGGTACAGCATGACGCCAGCGTTGCTGAAGACGTGGAAGAGCAGGGGCTCCTTCTCAACCTCGTAATCAAAGAGCAGCTCAAGCAGCTTCTGGGCCAAGACACGAAGTGAAGGGATGCCCAGGGTCTCGGAGAAGAAGACCATGTGCCAGGGGGCTGTGTATCGGATCACGATGCAgccctggggagaggagagaggcccGGTTGGTCCTcggggatggggtagggaggagaGGCAGCGACCAGCTAAGGTCAGAGGGGTCCAGCAGCTCTCACTTCCACAGGCCCATAAGCTGGAAGTCCTCCAGGCCCTGCTGCAGCCTAGGTGCACGCTCACCTCTCCTAGACACAGGTGCCTCCCAGAGGGGAAGGGCCACTCCAGGCCCATTTGTGGAATAATCGCTTCATGCTGGCCAAGCCCTTGAGGCCTAGAGCCCAGAGCTCGCTTTGGAGGCCTCTGGGCTGACCAGAAGGAAGCCTTCTCACTTTGGTCTGctgtctccctcccacccacaaCCTTGTACCCACATCTGATCAACTCTGGCAGACTTAAGGCCTCACTGCCTGGTGACACCCTGCTGCAGCCACTCTGCTCTGCACGGTCCCTGCCTCCCAGGGACAAGCAGGTACCCCCAGGAGACCCAGCGCCCAAGACACGCCTGCAGGCCCAGCCTTAACCACTAGAGGCCACTCATGAGCTGGGCCATAAGGCATCAGTCTGGCCACTGCCACCTTCCTCGCAGGGTCCTGTTTGGTTCTGAAGCCTGGGATCACTCCTCACTCTCCCTGAAATTCCAAGTACAGTAAACACATTATTCCTCAAATTCTAAAATAGCTAAAAATCTCTAGGCCTCTGTATCCCTCAACGCCTGGGTCAAAGAACACCTCAAGGTCCTCACCCAGATCCCCTTCTAGGCCAGTTAGAGAAGGTGACCAGAGCCACCCTGAGTCCTAACCCTCTGCCATTAATGCATGCCAGACACACAGGGCTCTTTGTCAGGGGACTCTGAGTTAGGCAGGCCCTGGGGTCAGACAGTTCTGGGCTCAGTTCCTGGGCCAGCATCTATAAACAGTATAGATGAAGAGCAATTTAACTCATCTTTCTGAGTCTGTGTTCCCTTCTGTGAGCTCGGACAACATCCAATTCATGGGATTACAGTataattaaatgaagaaaaaaaaaagtatctccaGTGCCCCCAAACAGCACTTGGCACAGAGTTCCAGCTAAGAAGAGCAGTCATTAGTGGTGGCAGGAGTAATAACAAGGAGAAAATTATATGGGCGCAGTACCTGAATGACCCAGAGCCAAAAAGACAGTCAGCAGAGGTTACCCTGCCACAGCCCCCTGACCTCCCCTCTGGCTGACTGAGGTCACGTGAGCCACGGGTCCTCCTGGCTGTGCTGTCGCCAAGGCCCTAGCGGACCTTACCACTCTTCCCAAGACTGCACCAAGGGGTCGCGGGTGCCACCTGGCCCCACAGCTCTGGAAAACTTCACAAAGCGCTCTGCTCCAGCTCCCCAGGGGGGTGTGAAATGTCTTTCCACCCACCTTCAACCTACACACGCACTGCCAATGAATACAAACACACtccacaccaccaccacacacacgcaACTCCTGGACTAAACACAGCCTCTCTATCTCACACCCCTTAGACGCAGATGCCCATGACTCCCACCATGCACTAGGgtacccactgcaccacctgtGAAGTGCATACAACTGCCAGAGCACACCCGCAAGCACACACACCACCTTCAGgaatgcacacacacgcatgggCACATACACGCAACACACACACTCCTCCCCAGAAGCATTCCCATGCAGAACTACCTGTTGGCGTAGGCATGAACTCATTCGCGCCTGTGACTGTGCCGTCTCTGAGGGCGTGCGCGCTCTCTACCTCCAGGTTGCCGGTGGGAGAACACACACAGCAGGCCTTATGAACGCCCAACGCTCCTGCGCAGAGTGTGCACATggagcctccctgggcctcactTTGACGCTTCCACCTCTGCTGCTTCTAGTCAGATGCTCCCAGAAGCCCCTGCGCCCATCAGATCCCAATCTCCTGTCTCCCCCTGGAAGCCACCCATCTCTCCACCTCCACACTCGCCCCTGCGCCCATCAGATCCCAATCTCCTGTCTCTCCCTGGAAGCCACCCATCTCTCCATCTCCACACTCGCTCACTCCCAGCCTGCTCCATTCGTCCTCACCTCCTGTATTCTCAGTCTCTTCCTCACTCCAGATTCCTGCACAAACCGATCTCGTTAATAAAAAACAGTAAAGCCTCTGCCTTTACACCATGTTCCTCGTTAAATCTGTCCCACCCTCTCTTCACCTTCCTAGACAAACCTGGACAGTCACCCTCTCTCCTTGGTCCCCCTCCCACGGACTCCACTCTGACAGCTGCGCTGCTCTTACCAAGGTCGCCCACATCCTCCCGAAGCGCTCCATCCCATGACGCCTTTCAGCCCCTGTTGTACTTTCCTTCCAGCAGCATTTGGTATCACAAGCTCTTAGGAAGACTCTCCGGCACCTccttggtggtcccgtggttaagactccgcactctGAGGAAGTCATTCTAGGgtagatctctggtcagggaactaagatcccgcatgccacgtggtgtgaccaaaaaagaaaaacaacaaactcTCTGGCTCTTCAGTAACAACATCAGGAAAAAATGGACTGTTCTAGACAAAAGAGGTTTACGGAACAAAATAACAAGATGCAATGGGTGATCCTGGATGCTGGTGGTTCAGGAAAATCAGCAGTAAAGGACACTTTGGCGACTATCAGAGAATCTGACCATGGACTGGAGACTTGATGAGATTAGAATATATTAACATGGGACAGTGGAAATCACAGTCCAAAAAAAGCAGGATACAAAAACAGAGTATTCAAGAAATCTCATTTAGATAAAGAAAAGACACACAGAAGAAAAGCTGAAAGGACACATACTGATGCTAAATAGAGGACATCTCTGGGGGGTAGAAtataatgcttttattttcttttaaataatgaagTATTAGGAGTTGGGGGTTAGAAAAATTTCTTCTCTACCCCCATTCATCCTTCTGACCAGAAGGTAAAAGCACCCCTTCCTTTCCCAGGTGACCCCCAACAAGCAGCCCTGCCCCCTCAAcctctctgccttccctgggatCCTTTTTTCCTCTCCACTCCATCACTTCCTCCCCGTGCCTTCCACCCCAAGAATGTCCTTCCTGTCTCCCTCGTCACCGACCCATTTCCCTAAGACTCTCTTCCTCTGGATTCAGTCATGCTCCCCTGAGTTTATTTCTCTTCCTGTggcctctcctccttcccacGGTGGATCCTCTTTATCTCCTGCTCCTCAGAGCTTGGCCTCTTCTCCCTGCTCTCTACACACTCCCTGGAGGAATCTCATCCAGCCCAGAGCCTAAGGCGTCTCTTCTAGTACTCCCTGTGTCAAAGGACATACCCACCTCTACCAGGGAGCAGCTGCAGCTGGAAGCCTGGCATTACCCTGGACCCCACCTATGCCCGTGCCCACTCCCAGTCTCTCATCCACTGATCACTGTGCCTCCTAACAAGCCCCTTGATCCATTAACTTCCCTCCACCGGCACCACCAGCCTCAAGGTTCCAGCCACTGCGACAATCCCACTTCGCGGCCTCCAGCCCTGGCCTCCCCAATCCTTTCTCCATTCAGCAGGGAAGGACTCTGAGAAGCACAAGTCTAACATCACACCCCAGCCTAAATCCCCAGAGGACCCTCCCAGACTCTTCCCTTCACACTTGCCCTTCCTTTTGTCCTCTGTTCTGGCCATACTCACCTATTTCTTGGCCTCCGCCTGCCTTCAAGGATCTTAGTCTAATGGAGAAGCCAGACAACGTAGCCTCGCCCAGGGAGTGGAATTCAGAAGCAGCTGAAACTACTTAAGGAGTAAGGCGATGCCAGGGCACCAGGCTTGCTGGCTGAGGGGAGGCCTCCAACTCCCGTCCTATTCCAGGGCCACCACGCACCTGGGCACAGCGCAGACCTGGGTCAGTGCAGGGAGGCTGAGGGGAGGGGGCCCTAGCTGGCCCTTCTCCCAGGTGATTGCCGTGCCTCCTCAGTGCAGGGCTTCCAGCTGGcggctggagtggggtggggagtggtctGTACTGCCCCCCTCCCTTGGGAGGcctgggagaggagggcagggccaggccagTGGCCAAAGCTGTGAAAGGGGTACTCAGGTATAAGAGGCCCTCCCAAGGCTCGCTCCAATCACGGCAACCTCTATATCCAACTCTCGTGAGGCCTGAGATGAAGCAAGGAAACTTCAGGCCCGAATTCTTCTCTAGAAGACCCTTCTACCCTGGAAACATGAAGGTGCCACGCTCAACCCTAAGACAGAAACTCTCCTGGTGAGACAAGGAGGAGGCCCCAGGAGTCCACACTATGCCCAGCACACCCGGCCCAGCacacacccagaaaggcagcacCAGCCCAGAAAGATTTGAGGTCTGGGCTGACGCCTCAGTCGGGAGCACAGTGGAGATGATCTGCCACCTTGGGGCTTGGGGAGGAAGGAAGCGGGAGGTCAGGGGGCTGGAGGGGACAGACCAGGCCACAGAGTTGGCTGCAAAGGGTGATAATCCTGCCCAAGTCCCCATGGGCCCAGCATCTTCCTCACAGGCCAGTCCTGGTGCCATTCCCAGGCCTGCCCGGCCCCTGACTGATGGTCAGCTTCCACGGCAGCCTGGAGATGAGGGCAGCCTGGAGATGAGGGCAGCCAAGGCTGAGAGCGCCCCTCCAGAGGGGGCCCAGAGCACTGGGAGTCCACACGCCCGCAGTACTCACCCTTTTGTGATAGATGGCGCTGTACTTGGCCAGGTTCTTGTCGGCACAGCCTCCCCAGCCCAAGAGAATCACCAAAGGCAGTCGAGTCCCAGCCTCCTTTCCACCTTCGTCGGGGCTGTCCTCTGAAACACAAGCAGTGTAGGACGGTCAGCGGTGCAGTTAGCGTGTGGGATGGGGTGACTGGCCCATCCAGCGCTGGTGGCAGGGAAGCGCCAGGGGCCAGGCCTAGGCATCCTTCCAGCCCCTGTGCCTCAGGTGCCTGGGAggctccttcctctctccttcacttCAGCTGGCTTTCAGGCTTCTCAGACGGCACTGCAGGGTAACCAGAAAAAGCCACCTGAGggcccctttcttttctttcagagaCACAGCCcaggtgagaaaaatgaaaaaacacttcCTCCATGCAATTTCACCTTCTAATCCTGGGATCAGCATACCATAGATATTAACACAAGCCATGGGCAGAATTCAACCCATGATCTGTTTTCATATGACCTTTGAGCTAAAGATAAAGTGCTTTTTACATTCTAAAAtagttttagggaaaaaaaaaagaagattttatGGTGTGAAAATCATGAAATGTAAATGtccacaaataaagttttattggaacacagctcaGCTCATTCATTTACATAATGTCTACGGCTGCTTTCAAGCTGaaacagcagagttgagtagctgcAACAGAGACCACACAGTTCACAAAGTCTAAGGTCTAAGGTacagccctttacagaaaaaaagttgGCCAGCCCCTGTTCTAATTCCACAGACAGATGGAAGAAGAGGGTTTTAAAGAGAAATCGATAGGGCAGTGCAGGTGGGGAAGTGAAGCAGACCGACTCTGGGGCCCCCTACCAAACCAAACCCTGTCCTGAGAGAGAATAATAACAATTAGTATTTACTgagatttaatcctcacagcacaCTACAGGGAATattattacagatgaggaaactgaggcacagagtggttAAGCTGCTTGCCTAGGGAAACACAGGAAGTGCAGAGCTGGGAAGCCGGCCCCGACTCCCCATCCTAACTAACCCACTGGAGGTGCTCTGGGCCACCAGCCCCGTCCACCACCAGAAGTACATCTCCTCCCCTGATGCGCCGAGGCACAAGCCAGCTGCCTCCTCCATGGCCGCTTCAGGAGGCCTCCCTGCAACCATGTCAGTCAGGCCTCCTCTCATTCTCCCCACCAAGGAAGTACTCACACCCCTCGGGGTGACTTCTGTCCAGGGACTGTCTGTTGCCAGTTATCTGCCCTCCTGAAAGGGCCAGAGTTTactcttccaaggatcaagccacTTGGCTATGCTCAGCTGCCACCGAGATTTATAGATGCTGGTGGTGACCTGGCAACAGTAAATTTCAAGGCTAGTTAAGAGGATGGTAAACATAAATCACTAACCTTTGGACAAAAGGAAGACAACAATTTCCTGTGGAAATTAATGTGATTGAAAAGTTCAGTGTTTCTGCTCTCCGGCGGTGGCGACTCTGGCCTTTAGAGATTAACTGCCCGCGCCCACGGGGATCCAGGGCTGGGCTACAATTCAGCCTGGAGCAGGAGCTGCCAGCGCCTCAGTCCCATGCTGACCCCTGCCAGCcctcccaggctcccctgacACTGACCTCGGCCTCCAAAAAGAGGGATGGTTCCACAGCTCTAAGTCAGGCCACTCGAAATACTGTCTCCAACTGTCTTGGCCTGGTCCTTGGCCAGGGCAGTGGTTCGCCTGCACTGGCCTTTCTCTGCAGAAGCCCAGCATTGCTGGTGATGGCTACCCACAAGGCTTGGGCTGCAGCCACCTCACGGGTGGTGATCGACAGCTACCATTTGGATCTACCTTTGACCATCTGAGGTCCAGCCACCGGATCTCTGAGACCTGCCCCAGGGAGACTCCCTAACTTCCATGCAACTGTCTGAGTATggactcccctcccccagcacttCCCTATGGTGCTCCCCTCCAGGTACCACCACCAAAATATCAGCAACGAGTTGGGGGTTCATCTCAAATAGAGAGAAGGAGGCTGAGCGAGGTCCCATCCCCTGGTGACTGCCCTGACCAGCAGGGGTGGCACATTCCCAGACAGGGAAGGTTCAGACACTTCCACTGGCTCTCTGACCTGCCCCTCCCGCCACGGCTGGGCTCTACAACTCCACTTTGTTCCACCTCAGATTTTCCTGACACCCTTGGATTCACCAACTCAGGTAGGAATGACTTCACCAGACACGCCTCTCATGAAGAAACTCAGAACACTGACACCCTGGACATGCTGCCTCTTCCCAGAGCCCAAGCTTTTCATAAGGTTCCTAAAAGGAGGGAATTGGTGCCCCCACTCCAGCCAGGCACTCAAGGCCGCCTCTCCGGAACCGCAAGGTGCCCCTCCTACCCACAGGCATCTCCCGTTCCCCCAACACAGTCTCCTCCCAGGACGCCCCTCCTAACTTGGAGCTCTGTCATGACCTCCTCCCACTGGAGCCACGCTACCCATTCAGATTCTAGACATGAAGTGCTATCATCCAGAAAAGTCCAAGGTGCTCTGAGACCACGGCTGAGAGAGTGATGGTGACATGTTTGCTGTGCTGGTCTTGAAGGACCATAGGAGCATGCCAGGTAGAAAGAGGGCATGAGCAGGGGCAGGAGGTGATAGAGATGTTACAGTCACTCTGGAGCACAGCAAGCAGTCCTGGGAGGCTAGAAGCCTGGATGAGGGAACAACAGTGGGCAGGAGAGCTGCTAAGAGTGGGAATGCGGGGCCTGATCCTGCAAGGCCCCCAGGCCATGCTTACGAGTCCGGATTTTATCCGGAGCAGTGGAGAGCCAATAGATTCTGGAACTGGGGGGGCGGCAAGATCCAATCTATACTGATTAAAGACTTGCACAATTATTTGAATAACATCTGTCACCCCTCAGCCAGCAGGGTCCCTGAAGGCAGGAACTGGGTTCGTCATACTTATTGCCACATTCCTGGTGCCCAGGACTGTAGCTGGCCTGTCCAGGCACTCAGCAGAAAcgtgctgaatgaatgaacacgtGCCTGCAAAGTGAAGGATGGATCCAAGGAGAAAGAGCTGGCATTCCTCTTGTTACCCGTTGCCCTTTCCAGAGTAATAAAAGTAATTGCTATGGCTATTGTTATTTATTGCCACATCCAGATCCCGTGATTCCTCCACCCTCTGTAGGAGCCCCTGCTCCTTTTACGTTCCTCCCGTTGGTCACCACCCTCTCCCCTTCCTGCTGCTGACATCTCCCAGCCTCTGACCACTGCCCTTCAGGCACTGAATACTCAGGCACTGGCCCCCATCTCCCATTTCTACACCAAGACTGACCACAGCCCGGCACAGGCAATCAAACCCACCTCAGTCCTAAACCATCAAAAACTTCTCTGAATTTCGCATCTCCTTCTGCCCCTCTTCcccatcaccaagaaaaacaaTAGCAGCAAAAAGAGAATTGTACCAGAtactattctaagcactttaaatatatttatttatttatttggctgtactgagtcttagttgcagcatgtgggatctagtttcctgaccagggatcaaaccctggccccctgcactgggagcagagtcttaaccactggacccccagggaagtccctaagcactttatatatcagctcatttaatcttcacaacaatcctatgaaCAAGGTACTATTATTGgtctcattttactgatgaaaaaCTAAACCacaaagataataaataattGGTCAAAGTTACACAGCTAATAAGCAGTGGAGCTAGATTCCAAACCCAGGTGGTCATCACCATTATCCCGCTGGCCCCctgggtcaaaaaaaaaaaaaagccccccaGTCTTAACTAAATCTCTTTCCACTTAGCTCCAAACTtgtatatttggttttctctgtaCATCAACAGATCCAGCACTGACTTCTTCCACCTGCTCCTCCTCACGGACTGGCCACCAAAGTCAGAACCTCAACACATGCTGCCTCATTTGGTCCCTCCACCATCCTAGGAGTTAACTATTAttgctatccccattttacagatgagaaaactaaaacaCAGAGAGAAGAAGTCTCTCTCCCCAAAAACATAGAGCCAGAAAGTGGTAGAGCCAGCATGCACCTCTGAAACACCACACCACATTGCCCCCTGCGTCCAGGACTGCACGCACGGTCCTCACTCCCAAGCCCAGATGCTGATAATCCATGTTTATGCTTTGCTAATGCCCATGCCCCCTGCTGAGTCAGCTCACTGCTGACATCCAAGAAGTTCCCCTTGATGCCGTCTCCAACCCCTTCTCACCACTCCCCTAAATCACTAGACAGGGCTAGATGCCCCTCGTCTATACCAtcacagcaccaccaccaccacaccactGTGCTCATCCACTGCGCTGAGAGGTCCCATTAGGaaaagtcagagatgactgtAACACGCGAAACAATAGACGGTAAAGGCCTGAACCAGGGCAGTGGGAGACAAGTAAGAAGGGGAGGGAAACGATAAGAAGAAAAGAATCACAACAATTCTGGTATGTGTAGCAAAAGCCTCAAAAACATGCAATCTTTGACTTAGTGATTCCACTTCTATGAAAGAAAAATGCTTAATCTATGACAGAAATATTCAGGACTCTCTTAAGCAGACCATAGACataaatgtaaaagctaaaactataagaCTCTTAGCagaaaatgtaaaagtaaaaCTTTCTGACCTTGGATTAAGGAATGGTTTCTTAGACAcaactaaaagaaaaaggaatacaagaaaaaaaaaccagacaaacCAGGACTCCACCAGCATTGAAAACTTTTGTACATCAAAGGGTACCATCAAAAAGTTGAGGAAAGTgacagatgggagaaaatatttgcaaatcatatatctgtaaGGGTTTGTATCCACGATATATAAGAACACTCACAATtcaataatgaaaagacaaataacttaactttaaaatgggcaaaagatttgaagagacatttctccaaagatgatgtATAAATGGCCAgtaagaacatgaaaagatgtccaacatcacagtcatcagggaaatgaaaattaaaaccacaatgagacagtaTATTAGGATCCACTAGGatggccataatcaaaaagtCAGGTAACACCAAGTGTTGAGGATAAGAAGAATTCAGAACCCTCATATACTGCTGGTGAGCGTGCAAAAAGGTACATTCATTTTAGaaagcagtttggcagttcctcaaaaacatTAGGCGTGGAGTTTCCATATGAACCAGTACTTCCACTCTGAGGTACaaaacccaagagaactgaaaacatatgtccatacaaaaacgtgtacatgaatgttcattgcagcaatattCATGACAGCCAAAAAGTAGATACAATCCACATACCTATCACCTGTAAATGGGTGAATAAAGTGTGGTATATCcattcaatggaatactacttggtGATAAAAAGGAATGAGGCACTGCTACCacatgggtgaaccttgaaaacatttgctaagtgaaagaagccagacacaaagaccATACAttatatgatcccatttatatgatttatatgaaatgtccagaataggcagatCCATAGGGCAGAAAGCAGATGAGGGGCTGCCAGGAGCTGGAGgcagggggaaatggggagagacTGCTAATGGTTCAGGGTTTC contains:
- the TMEM53 gene encoding transmembrane protein 53, which encodes MASAQLDYTIEIPDQPCRSQEDSPDEGGKEAGTRLPLVILLGWGGCADKNLAKYSAIYHKRGCIVIRYTAPWHMVFFSETLGIPSLRVLAQKLLELLFDYEVEKEPLLFHVFSNAGVMLYRYVLELLQTHRRFCHLRVVGTIFDSGPGDSNLLGALRALAVVLEHRPAALRLLLLVAFALVAFLFHVLLAPLTALFHTHFYDRLLDAASRWPELYLYSRADEVVLARDVERMVEARLAHQVLVRSVDFVSSAHVSHLRDYPTYYTTLCVNFMHSCVHCSGPCPPHLTSAPEINA